Proteins from one Periplaneta americana isolate PAMFEO1 chromosome 6, P.americana_PAMFEO1_priV1, whole genome shotgun sequence genomic window:
- the LOC138701137 gene encoding acyl-CoA-binding protein homolog — protein sequence MSLEAKFNEAAESVKNLTKRPSDNELLELYALFKQATVGDNNTEKPGMLDLKGKAKWEAWNGKKGMTKEAAMEAYVALAEKLKSAYA from the exons aagttcaACGAAGCCGCCGAGAGCGTGAAGAATCTCACGAAGCGACCCTCCGACAATGAACTGCTGGAGCTGTACGCCCTCTTCAAGCAAGCCACAGTGGGAGACAATAACACAG AGAAACCTGGGATGCTGGACCTGAAGGGTAAAGCCAAGTGGGAGGCGTGGAACGGCAAGAAGGGAATGACCAAGGAAGCGGCGATGGAAGCTTACGTGGCGCTGGCGGAGAAGCTCAAGAGTGCGTACGCATAA